A part of Melittangium boletus DSM 14713 genomic DNA contains:
- a CDS encoding fused MFS/spermidine synthase — protein MSGSLNRAWWGLKGATVLSGAAALIAETLWIRSLSNMVGSTVEAASTIFAAFMVGLALGAWLAGRKADGLRQPLRAYALVEVAIALTAGVAGLLLFLGRDTLILGGDTQGVARVALMFFFVLALVLLPTLLMGATFPLMVAAARRAGLPVRGVNVLYALNTLGASLGTIACGFAMIPLLGVRGSVGAGALLNVLAAVCCLPALLQRAPAESVTASESEPAPAAVPASEPVASLPQWLLLTVAAASGLLTLGTEVAWTRLASYFLGNRAYAFSTLMACVLIALAGGSWLAERLMRRFGHRLPELVGGVLAASAGLMVASSAMVEWWIHHQTEVERSLPPGGGVFFLARIFQVLVLLAPMMLSLGCLFPLSLTASRLTQERSGLAAGLFYLVNTVGSVAGSLLMGFWLLPSAGVYRSMGSLVAVACGVAAGVFLLGVRERLPKLVGLGVATLVLALIPLSTPEELVTVASYEKLLYRDEDRYGVFQVNALPNGMLNVTNNNTRLVHYLGAPSTSYVQQMQGHLGMFFRPESRKVAVLGSGYGITAGALGLYPQLERVDAVEILPALVEMADLFMPYNLGYHHNPRVHVVVDDARHYLTRVDERFDIVSINMSDPRLPGGSSLYHSDFYDIVKQHLTPGGLVLQHVFGTEIRLVLTTMKHSFKYVRLFPTYQNGYNVLASDEPLEADPAKIDALTEHPPVQQALREIGLLEPLSASKVFSKGLTPEELPRLFNDPRIATDDFPVLEYSSRGGIAGMFFSNE, from the coding sequence GTGAGTGGCAGCCTGAACCGTGCATGGTGGGGGTTGAAGGGGGCGACGGTGCTGTCGGGCGCCGCCGCGCTGATCGCCGAGACGCTGTGGATCCGCTCGCTGTCCAACATGGTGGGCTCCACGGTGGAGGCGGCGTCGACCATCTTCGCGGCCTTCATGGTGGGCCTGGCGCTTGGCGCGTGGCTGGCCGGACGCAAGGCGGATGGGCTGCGCCAGCCGCTGCGCGCGTATGCCCTGGTGGAGGTGGCCATCGCGCTCACCGCGGGCGTGGCGGGCCTGCTGCTCTTCCTGGGGCGCGACACGCTCATCCTCGGCGGGGACACACAGGGCGTGGCGCGCGTGGCGCTCATGTTCTTCTTCGTGCTCGCGCTGGTGCTCCTGCCCACGCTGCTGATGGGGGCCACGTTCCCGCTGATGGTGGCGGCGGCGCGGCGAGCGGGACTTCCGGTGCGCGGCGTGAATGTCCTCTACGCGCTCAACACGCTGGGGGCCTCGCTGGGCACCATCGCCTGTGGCTTCGCGATGATTCCGCTCCTGGGCGTGCGCGGCTCGGTGGGGGCGGGAGCCCTGCTCAACGTGCTCGCGGCCGTGTGCTGCCTTCCGGCGCTGCTCCAGCGCGCCCCGGCCGAGTCCGTCACCGCCTCCGAGAGCGAGCCTGCTCCAGCCGCCGTGCCCGCGTCCGAGCCGGTGGCCTCCCTGCCGCAGTGGCTGCTGCTGACGGTGGCGGCGGCCAGTGGCTTGTTGACGTTGGGCACGGAGGTGGCGTGGACGCGCCTGGCGAGCTACTTCCTGGGCAACCGCGCCTATGCCTTCAGCACCCTGATGGCGTGTGTCCTCATCGCCCTAGCGGGTGGCTCATGGCTGGCCGAGCGGTTGATGCGGCGCTTTGGCCATCGCCTGCCGGAGCTGGTGGGCGGGGTGCTGGCCGCCTCGGCGGGCCTCATGGTGGCCAGCTCGGCCATGGTGGAGTGGTGGATCCACCACCAGACGGAGGTCGAGCGCTCGCTGCCTCCGGGCGGCGGGGTGTTCTTCCTCGCGCGCATCTTCCAGGTGTTGGTGCTCCTGGCGCCGATGATGTTGTCCCTGGGCTGCCTGTTTCCGCTGAGCCTCACGGCTTCCCGCCTCACCCAGGAGCGTTCGGGCCTGGCGGCGGGCCTGTTCTACCTGGTGAACACGGTGGGCTCGGTGGCGGGCTCGCTGCTCATGGGCTTCTGGTTGCTGCCCTCCGCGGGGGTGTACCGGAGCATGGGCTCCCTGGTGGCCGTGGCGTGCGGGGTGGCCGCCGGCGTCTTCCTGCTCGGGGTGCGCGAGCGCCTTCCGAAGTTGGTGGGCCTGGGCGTGGCGACGCTCGTGCTCGCGCTCATCCCGCTGTCGACGCCCGAGGAGCTCGTCACCGTCGCGTCGTACGAGAAGCTGCTCTACCGCGACGAGGATCGCTATGGCGTGTTCCAGGTGAATGCCCTGCCCAACGGCATGCTCAACGTCACCAACAACAACACCCGGCTCGTCCACTACCTGGGAGCGCCGAGCACCTCGTACGTGCAGCAGATGCAGGGCCACCTGGGCATGTTCTTCCGCCCCGAGTCGAGGAAGGTGGCGGTGCTCGGCAGTGGCTACGGCATCACCGCGGGCGCGCTCGGACTGTACCCCCAGCTCGAGCGGGTGGACGCGGTGGAGATCCTCCCGGCGCTCGTGGAGATGGCCGACCTGTTCATGCCCTACAACCTGGGCTACCACCACAATCCGCGCGTGCACGTGGTGGTGGATGATGCCCGGCACTACCTCACCCGGGTGGACGAGCGCTTCGACATCGTCTCCATCAACATGTCGGATCCCCGGCTCCCCGGTGGCTCGAGCCTCTACCACTCGGACTTCTACGACATCGTGAAGCAGCACCTCACGCCGGGGGGGCTCGTCCTGCAGCACGTCTTCGGCACGGAGATCCGGTTGGTGCTCACGACGATGAAGCACTCGTTCAAGTACGTGAGGCTGTTTCCCACGTACCAGAATGGCTACAACGTGCTCGCCTCGGACGAACCGCTCGAGGCGGACCCGGCGAAGATCGATGCGCTGACGGAGCATCCTCCCGTCCAGCAGGCGCTCCGGGAGATCGGGTTGCTCGAGCCCCTGAGCGCGAGCAAGGTCTTCTCCAAGGGCCTGACTCCGGAGGAGCTCCCCCGGCTCTTCAACGATCCGAGGATCGCGACGGACGACTTCCCGGTGTTGGAGTACTCGTCGCGAGGCGGGATCGCGGGGATGTTCTTCAGCAACGAGTGA
- a CDS encoding 3-phosphoshikimate 1-carboxyvinyltransferase, with translation MTTSTTQLHVDPSHLVPSVLTPPISKSDAQRALVLAHLTGAWPLPDLQNEPEEFLPADVRVMRRGIEALRLPPGPTRDVDCADGGAPFRILVTQSAVTPGAHVRLTGTPRLGERPHGPLFESLREALGPAGLQLTEGHPWPVELRAPLSTLEREPVFRVPGAQSSQYASSLLLGCAALFLRERRAWRVEIIGPLTSAGYLELTVSWLRRFGFTVHEREGHFEVADYRAPERAPAMPGDWSSLGYLLLIAWHTGGSVERADLASAHPDQALVRLVEQVGLRSQVGLGNTLRLTGEARGGLVASGTECPDLLPTLAALACVLPGTSTLHDVGILRLKESDRLEGIRTLVDAFGGKTALEGETLTLHPPASRPTHFAMDSRGDHRQAMVAATLSVLSGVPLTLTGPECVEKSFPGFWRQLERTGVRLT, from the coding sequence ATGACGACGTCCACCACCCAGTTGCATGTCGATCCGAGCCACCTCGTCCCCTCGGTCCTCACGCCCCCCATTTCCAAATCGGACGCGCAGCGGGCGCTGGTGCTCGCGCACCTCACGGGCGCCTGGCCGCTGCCGGACCTCCAGAACGAGCCCGAGGAATTCCTCCCCGCGGACGTGCGCGTGATGCGCCGGGGCATCGAGGCGCTGCGCCTGCCACCCGGCCCCACCCGGGACGTGGATTGCGCGGATGGCGGAGCCCCCTTCCGCATCCTCGTCACCCAGTCCGCGGTGACGCCCGGCGCCCACGTGCGCCTCACGGGCACGCCCCGGCTCGGGGAGCGCCCCCATGGTCCGCTCTTCGAGAGCCTGCGCGAGGCGCTGGGCCCCGCCGGGCTCCAGCTCACCGAGGGACACCCCTGGCCCGTGGAGCTGCGCGCGCCCCTCTCCACCTTGGAGCGGGAGCCCGTCTTCCGGGTCCCCGGAGCCCAGAGCAGCCAGTACGCCTCCAGCCTGCTGCTCGGCTGCGCGGCCCTGTTCCTGCGCGAGCGCCGCGCCTGGCGCGTGGAGATCATCGGCCCCCTCACCAGCGCGGGCTACCTGGAGCTGACCGTGTCCTGGCTGCGCCGCTTCGGCTTCACGGTGCACGAGCGGGAGGGACACTTCGAGGTGGCCGACTACCGAGCCCCCGAGCGCGCTCCCGCGATGCCGGGCGACTGGTCCTCCCTGGGCTATCTGCTGCTCATCGCCTGGCACACCGGGGGAAGCGTGGAGCGGGCGGATCTCGCCAGCGCCCACCCGGATCAAGCCCTGGTGCGGCTGGTGGAGCAGGTCGGCTTGCGCTCCCAGGTCGGCCTCGGCAACACCCTGCGTCTGACGGGCGAGGCCCGGGGCGGCCTGGTGGCCTCGGGCACCGAGTGTCCGGATCTGCTGCCCACCCTGGCGGCGCTCGCCTGTGTGCTTCCTGGCACTTCCACCCTCCACGATGTGGGCATCCTGCGCCTCAAGGAGAGTGATCGGCTGGAGGGCATCCGCACACTGGTGGACGCTTTTGGCGGGAAGACGGCCCTGGAGGGCGAGACGCTCACTCTCCACCCCCCCGCCTCGCGCCCCACGCACTTCGCCATGGACAGCCGGGGAGATCACCGCCAGGCCATGGTGGCGGCGACCCTCTCGGTGCTCTCGGGCGTGCCGCTCACGCTCACCGGACCCGAGTGCGTGGAAAAGAGCTTTCCCGGCTTCTGGCGCCAGCTGGAGCGCACGGGAGTCCGCCTCACCTGA
- a CDS encoding shikimate kinase: protein MDPRLIASVRAEFTLPAAAEPPHAARTVVIGGHRAAGKSRLLPLVSALLGRPGLDLDIELEQRTGRSLREWVATDTEGFRAAERALFLSLPPGSCVAVGGGFLSHHPDALEGSYTLLVPISFETYRERLLQDTRRPRLRPGVSLEEELSAIYEQRTLLHRRVPTVGLGEFLRAMSPRSPE from the coding sequence GTGGACCCTCGCCTCATCGCGAGCGTGCGGGCGGAGTTCACCCTGCCGGCCGCCGCCGAGCCGCCGCACGCGGCGCGCACCGTCGTGATCGGCGGCCACCGGGCGGCGGGCAAGTCGCGCCTGCTGCCGCTCGTGAGCGCGCTGCTCGGCCGGCCGGGATTGGACCTGGACATCGAGCTGGAGCAGCGCACGGGCCGCTCGCTCCGGGAGTGGGTGGCCACGGACACGGAAGGCTTCCGAGCGGCCGAGCGGGCCCTCTTCCTGTCGCTGCCCCCGGGCAGTTGCGTGGCGGTGGGTGGCGGCTTCCTGTCCCACCACCCCGATGCCCTCGAGGGCAGCTACACCCTGCTCGTGCCCATCTCCTTCGAGACCTATCGCGAGCGCCTGTTGCAGGACACGCGTCGGCCCCGGCTGCGCCCGGGCGTGTCGTTGGAGGAGGAGCTGAGCGCCATCTACGAACAGCGCACGCTGCTGCACCGCCGTGTCCCCACGGTGGGCCTCGGCGAGTTCCTGCGCGCCATGTCTCCCCGGAGCCCGGAATGA
- the pyk gene encoding pyruvate kinase, with amino-acid sequence MRKAKIICTLGPASDSAQVIEALIRAGMNVARLNFSHGTHEEHRQRVNRIRLASRRLGMPVALLQDVQGPKIRLGRFAGGLTEVKAGEQVIVTTRNVLGQGPLIPTPVRSLPRDVKPGDPILLDDGRVRLRVERVEDRDVTCTVEQGGVLKDHKGLNLPGAHVSVPTVTRKDEEDLAFGQELGVDYVALSFVRTAKDIERARKLVASHTPLIAKIEKPQAVENLEAIARAADGIMVARGDLGVEMPLEKLPGMQKHMVRVVNRLGGLTIVATEMLESMVNNARPTRAEVSDVANAILDGADAVMLSGETAAGKYPVQAAATMARIVEETEGGTMPVVTEAPFDEARDDISTGVAAAAVAAARQMGIGTIVAYTERGHTARLISEFRPDARIIALTPNAETVNRMALYWGVTARQVGRLQSTDAMLKQVRRLCREESYCAAGSPVVIVAGVPLNEPGGTNMISVHRV; translated from the coding sequence ATGCGAAAGGCGAAGATCATCTGCACCCTGGGGCCAGCCTCGGATTCCGCCCAGGTCATCGAGGCCCTCATCCGCGCGGGCATGAACGTGGCCCGGCTCAACTTCTCGCACGGTACCCACGAGGAGCACCGCCAACGGGTGAATCGTATCCGCCTGGCCTCGCGCCGGCTCGGCATGCCCGTGGCCCTCCTCCAGGACGTCCAGGGTCCGAAAATCCGCCTGGGTCGGTTCGCCGGGGGCCTCACCGAGGTGAAGGCGGGCGAGCAGGTGATCGTGACGACGCGCAATGTCCTGGGTCAGGGGCCGCTCATCCCCACGCCCGTGCGCTCCCTTCCCCGCGACGTGAAGCCCGGCGACCCCATCCTGCTCGATGACGGCCGGGTGCGGCTGCGGGTGGAGCGGGTAGAGGACCGGGACGTCACCTGCACCGTGGAACAGGGCGGAGTCCTCAAGGATCACAAGGGCCTCAACCTGCCGGGAGCACACGTGTCCGTGCCCACGGTGACCCGCAAGGACGAGGAGGATCTGGCGTTCGGCCAGGAGCTGGGCGTGGACTACGTGGCGCTGAGCTTCGTGCGCACGGCGAAGGACATCGAGCGGGCCCGCAAGCTCGTGGCGAGCCACACGCCCCTCATCGCGAAGATCGAGAAGCCCCAGGCGGTGGAAAACCTGGAGGCCATCGCGCGCGCGGCGGACGGCATCATGGTGGCGCGCGGAGACCTGGGCGTGGAGATGCCGCTGGAGAAGCTGCCCGGGATGCAGAAGCACATGGTGCGCGTGGTGAACCGGCTGGGCGGCCTGACCATCGTGGCCACGGAGATGCTCGAGAGCATGGTGAACAACGCGAGGCCCACGCGCGCCGAGGTCTCGGACGTGGCCAACGCCATCCTCGATGGCGCGGACGCGGTGATGCTCTCGGGCGAGACCGCCGCGGGCAAATACCCGGTCCAAGCGGCGGCCACCATGGCGCGAATCGTGGAGGAGACCGAGGGGGGCACGATGCCGGTGGTGACGGAGGCGCCCTTCGACGAGGCCCGGGACGACATCTCCACGGGCGTGGCCGCGGCGGCGGTGGCGGCGGCCCGCCAGATGGGCATCGGCACCATCGTCGCGTACACGGAGCGGGGGCACACCGCGCGGCTCATCTCCGAGTTCCGGCCGGACGCTCGGATCATCGCGCTGACCCCCAACGCGGAGACCGTCAACCGGATGGCGCTCTACTGGGGGGTGACGGCGCGGCAGGTGGGCCGGCTGCAATCCACGGATGCCATGCTCAAGCAGGTGCGGCGGTTGTGCCGGGAAGAGAGCTACTGCGCCGCCGGCAGCCCCGTGGTGATCGTCGCGGGGGTTCCCCTGAACGAGCCGGGCGGCACCAACATGATCTCCGTGCACCGCGTCTGA
- a CDS encoding 3-dehydroquinate synthase — MISSPPGAYRHSNDQWGSFKRLSANLPEGSLVVLDRKVAKLHPTVLTALKARRPHAVLQLTGGERAKSFEALEQVLSAGLTLPRSGTLVAMGGGTIGDVSTMAAHLLKRGVRLVQVPTTLLAAVDSSLGGKGAVDVTVRGRVVKNPVGVFHYAEETWLCPELFASLSDTQRREGALEAWKMVASLDAELFQAYTRRAPALERLVKDARRLKESVCAQDPYEQQGLRRVLNFGHTFGHVLESVSHFKLSHGDAVGLGMLCALDVGRALGVTPPNVAERVEAALQKGPGVLGRERTAQLLGRAALKDIQVLLAADKKTGAGGELRMVLLTDIGVAEIRDVTAPQWRALWPAWTQGVRP; from the coding sequence ATGATCTCCTCTCCTCCTGGCGCCTATCGCCATTCGAATGATCAGTGGGGCTCGTTCAAGCGGCTGAGCGCGAACCTCCCCGAGGGCAGTCTCGTCGTCCTGGACCGGAAGGTGGCGAAGCTGCACCCCACCGTGCTCACGGCCTTGAAGGCACGCCGTCCCCACGCCGTGCTGCAACTCACCGGCGGCGAGCGGGCCAAGTCCTTCGAGGCCCTGGAACAGGTGCTCTCCGCGGGGCTCACGCTGCCGCGCTCGGGCACGCTCGTGGCCATGGGCGGAGGCACCATCGGTGACGTCTCCACCATGGCCGCGCACCTGCTCAAGCGCGGCGTGCGGCTCGTGCAGGTGCCCACCACGCTGCTCGCGGCGGTGGACAGCAGCCTGGGCGGCAAGGGCGCGGTGGATGTCACCGTGCGCGGCCGCGTGGTGAAGAACCCCGTGGGCGTCTTCCACTACGCCGAGGAGACGTGGCTGTGTCCGGAGCTCTTCGCGAGCCTGTCGGACACGCAGCGGCGCGAGGGCGCGCTGGAAGCCTGGAAGATGGTGGCGAGCCTCGACGCGGAGCTCTTCCAGGCCTACACGCGCCGGGCGCCCGCGCTCGAGCGGCTGGTGAAGGACGCGCGCCGCCTCAAGGAGTCCGTGTGCGCGCAGGACCCGTACGAGCAGCAGGGCCTGCGGCGGGTGCTCAACTTCGGCCACACCTTCGGGCACGTGCTGGAGAGCGTGTCGCACTTCAAGCTGTCGCACGGCGACGCGGTGGGCCTGGGCATGCTGTGCGCGCTCGATGTGGGACGCGCCCTCGGCGTGACGCCCCCGAACGTGGCCGAGCGGGTGGAGGCGGCGCTGCAGAAGGGGCCGGGCGTGCTCGGCCGGGAGCGGACGGCGCAACTGCTCGGCCGCGCGGCGCTCAAGGACATCCAGGTGCTGCTGGCCGCGGACAAGAAGACAGGCGCGGGCGGAGAGCTGCGCATGGTGCTGCTCACCGACATTGGCGTCGCCGAGATCCGCGACGTCACCGCCCCCCAATGGCGCGCGCTGTGGCCCGCCTGGACCCAGGGAGTCCGCCCATGA
- the aroC gene encoding chorismate synthase, with amino-acid sequence MNTLGTLFRLTTFGESHGPALGSIIDGCPAGVPLTTEQIQVALDRRRPGQSSITTARAEPDQVEILSGVFEGKTLGTPIAAIVRNTNQRSGDYDKLKSEDRPGHADAVWRERFKHRDHRGGGRTSGRETLCRVIGGTIAEAYLAQGFPQLNTVAWVSQVGDLVSAVPEPGLTRAQVDAHPTRCPDPVAREEMSRRILAAKEDGDSLGGCIDIRVEGLPVGLGEPIFGKMKALLAHAMGSVGAVTGVVWGPPDLLSRIAQPGKVFHSRKDTYGGIQGGLSNGEPVALRVFFKPPATLAEHAKGGRHDPCIMPRAVPVLESMVSLVLADLILQLNARPHSA; translated from the coding sequence ATGAATACCCTCGGAACCCTGTTCCGCCTCACCACCTTCGGCGAGAGCCACGGCCCCGCGCTCGGCTCCATCATCGACGGCTGTCCCGCCGGCGTGCCGCTCACGACCGAGCAGATCCAGGTCGCGCTCGATCGGCGCCGTCCCGGCCAGTCCTCCATCACCACCGCCCGCGCCGAGCCGGATCAGGTGGAAATCCTCTCCGGCGTCTTCGAGGGCAAGACGCTCGGCACGCCCATCGCGGCCATCGTGCGCAATACGAACCAGCGCTCGGGGGACTACGACAAGCTCAAGAGCGAGGATCGTCCCGGCCACGCGGACGCCGTGTGGCGCGAGCGCTTCAAGCACCGGGATCACCGGGGCGGTGGGCGCACGAGCGGCCGGGAGACGCTCTGCCGCGTCATTGGAGGCACCATCGCCGAGGCGTACCTGGCGCAGGGCTTCCCCCAGCTGAACACGGTGGCGTGGGTATCCCAGGTGGGAGACCTCGTCTCGGCGGTTCCCGAGCCCGGCCTGACGCGCGCCCAGGTGGATGCGCACCCCACGCGCTGCCCGGATCCGGTGGCGCGCGAGGAGATGTCCCGGCGCATCCTCGCCGCCAAGGAGGACGGAGACAGCCTGGGAGGCTGCATCGACATCCGCGTGGAGGGCCTGCCCGTGGGCCTGGGCGAGCCCATCTTCGGCAAGATGAAGGCGCTGCTCGCGCACGCCATGGGCAGCGTGGGCGCGGTGACGGGCGTCGTCTGGGGGCCGCCGGATCTGCTCTCGCGCATCGCGCAGCCCGGCAAGGTCTTCCACTCGCGCAAGGACACCTACGGCGGCATCCAGGGCGGCCTCTCCAACGGCGAGCCCGTGGCCCTGCGCGTCTTCTTCAAGCCGCCCGCCACGCTCGCGGAGCACGCCAAGGGCGGGCGCCATGACCCCTGCATCATGCCCCGCGCCGTCCCCGTCCTCGAGTCCATGGTGTCGCTCGTCCTGGCCGATCTCATCCTCCAGCTCAACGCCCGCCCCCACTCGGCATGA
- a CDS encoding citrate synthase, with product MPKDTLTITDNRTGKTYEVPIENGCIRTNSLRQIKASDEDFGLMGYDPAFLNTANCKSAITFIDGDKGILEYRGYPIEQLAERSSFLEVAYLLLNGELPNEKQLEEFRYLVTHHTYVHENIKTFMDGFRYDAHPMSMLSSTVAALSGFYPDAKHTKDERSRRIQMTRLIAKMPTLAAFSYRHSMGLPYVYPDNDLSYVGNFLAMVRKIGTTTYKVHPTLERALDILFILHVDHEQNCSTTSVRTVGSSEVDPFSAVASGIAALYGPLHGGANEAVLRMLREIGHVSKVPDFIKQVKGGEGGSKLMGFGHRVYKSYDPRAKVIKRVADEVFEITGKNPLLEIAVELERIALQDEYFVKRKLYPNVDFYSGLIYEAMGFPVEMFPVLFAIPRTVGWVTQWEEMVKDPEQKIARPRQVYTGAKRRDYVPMNERNQK from the coding sequence ATGCCCAAGGACACGCTGACCATCACGGACAACCGTACGGGGAAGACGTACGAGGTCCCCATCGAGAACGGTTGTATTCGGACCAACAGCCTCCGGCAGATCAAGGCCTCCGATGAGGACTTCGGTCTGATGGGGTATGACCCCGCGTTCCTGAACACGGCCAACTGCAAGAGCGCCATCACCTTCATCGACGGTGACAAGGGCATCTTGGAGTACCGGGGCTATCCCATCGAGCAGCTCGCCGAGCGCTCCTCGTTCCTCGAAGTAGCCTACCTGCTGCTCAACGGGGAGCTGCCCAACGAGAAGCAGCTCGAGGAGTTCCGCTACCTCGTCACGCACCACACGTACGTGCACGAGAACATCAAGACGTTCATGGACGGGTTCCGCTACGACGCGCACCCCATGTCCATGCTGTCCTCCACGGTGGCGGCGCTCTCGGGCTTCTACCCCGACGCCAAGCACACCAAGGACGAGCGCAGCCGCCGCATCCAGATGACCCGGCTCATCGCCAAGATGCCGACGCTGGCCGCCTTCTCCTACCGCCACAGCATGGGCCTGCCCTACGTCTACCCGGACAATGACCTGTCCTACGTGGGCAACTTCCTGGCCATGGTCCGCAAGATCGGCACCACCACCTACAAGGTCCACCCGACCCTGGAGCGGGCGCTCGACATCCTCTTCATCCTGCACGTGGACCACGAGCAGAACTGCTCCACCACGTCCGTGCGCACCGTGGGCTCCTCCGAGGTGGATCCCTTCTCGGCCGTCGCCTCGGGCATCGCGGCGCTCTACGGCCCGCTGCACGGCGGCGCCAACGAGGCCGTGCTGCGCATGCTCCGGGAGATCGGCCACGTCTCCAAGGTGCCGGACTTCATCAAGCAGGTGAAGGGCGGCGAGGGCGGCTCCAAGCTCATGGGCTTCGGCCACCGCGTCTACAAGTCCTACGATCCGCGCGCCAAGGTCATCAAGCGCGTGGCGGACGAGGTCTTCGAGATCACCGGCAAGAACCCCCTGCTGGAGATCGCCGTGGAGCTCGAGCGCATCGCGCTGCAGGACGAGTACTTCGTCAAGCGCAAGCTCTACCCGAACGTCGACTTCTACTCGGGCCTCATCTACGAGGCCATGGGCTTCCCCGTGGAGATGTTCCCCGTCCTCTTCGCCATTCCGCGCACCGTGGGCTGGGTGACGCAGTGGGAGGAGATGGTGAAGGATCCCGAGCAGAAGATCGCCCGTCCGCGTCAGGTGTACACGGGCGCCAAGCGCCGGGACTACGTCCCCATGAACGAGCGCAACCAGAAGTAG
- a CDS encoding shikimate dehydrogenase codes for MKAARRVVTLPPVLRGPDALRFAADVRERGADLLEVRTDLHPEGTVDARALAAILELLVSERGTPLPPAWVAAARWVDRDVVHAGDLAAPSGKLLASHHAERALSTEEALRLWDVALPDGAQVKHVEPLGPVSRERVAVLLETQARLRERLGEGRVTVLTLGDVALPVRAVLARQNVLDYVALGGDWKAAPGQRLLADAAREARAPSPRHAGRLGIFGTSIAHSRSPRIHPQPFDRIDLPEDAPIEAVVDALLPHYRGFAITSPFKLRLARHTGASLDAINTLVRRGDHWESFNTDTEGARAVIERLGARDLFVLGDGGASAALRTVAAEQGLTPRFLRRAAISDPLRGTGIWTWPDRITPPDALRFEGARVAVIAYGAPARRIATDIRQRGGTPVLLGAAWFIAQARKQRALWETST; via the coding sequence ATGAAAGCCGCCCGCCGTGTCGTCACCCTTCCCCCGGTGCTGCGCGGCCCCGATGCCCTGCGCTTCGCCGCCGACGTGCGCGAACGGGGCGCGGACCTGCTGGAAGTGCGCACGGATCTCCACCCGGAGGGCACGGTGGATGCGCGGGCCCTGGCGGCGATCCTGGAGTTGCTCGTGTCCGAGCGCGGCACGCCCCTGCCCCCCGCGTGGGTGGCCGCCGCCCGGTGGGTGGACAGGGACGTGGTCCACGCCGGAGACCTGGCGGCCCCGAGCGGCAAACTGCTGGCCTCGCACCACGCCGAGCGTGCCCTGAGTACCGAGGAGGCCCTGCGCCTGTGGGACGTGGCGCTGCCCGACGGAGCCCAGGTGAAGCACGTCGAGCCGCTCGGCCCGGTGTCGCGTGAGCGGGTGGCCGTGCTGCTCGAGACCCAGGCGCGGCTGCGCGAGCGCTTGGGCGAGGGCCGGGTGACGGTGCTCACCCTGGGGGACGTCGCCCTGCCCGTGCGCGCGGTGCTCGCCCGCCAGAACGTGCTCGACTACGTGGCCCTGGGCGGCGACTGGAAGGCGGCACCGGGACAGCGGCTGCTCGCGGACGCCGCGCGCGAGGCCCGGGCGCCCTCCCCTCGCCACGCCGGACGGCTCGGCATCTTCGGCACGTCCATCGCCCACTCCCGTTCACCCCGCATCCACCCCCAGCCCTTCGATCGCATCGATCTGCCCGAAGACGCGCCCATCGAAGCCGTGGTGGACGCGCTCCTGCCCCACTACCGGGGCTTCGCCATCACCAGTCCCTTCAAGCTGCGCCTCGCCCGGCACACGGGCGCGTCCCTCGACGCGATCAACACCCTCGTGCGCCGCGGCGATCATTGGGAGTCCTTCAACACCGACACCGAGGGGGCACGCGCCGTGATCGAACGGCTCGGGGCCCGGGATCTCTTCGTGCTCGGTGATGGAGGGGCCAGCGCCGCACTCCGTACCGTGGCGGCCGAACAGGGCCTCACGCCGCGCTTCCTGCGCCGCGCCGCCATTTCCGACCCCCTGCGCGGCACCGGTATCTGGACCTGGCCGGACCGCATCACTCCTCCGGACGCCCTCCGCTTCGAGGGCGCCCGCGTCGCCGTGATCGCCTACGGCGCTCCGGCACGACGCATCGCCACCGACATCCGCCAACGAGGGGGCACTCCCGTGCTCCTCGGCGCGGCATGGTTCATTGCCCAGGCCCGCAAGCAGCGGGCCCTCTGGGAGACCTCCACATGA
- a CDS encoding bifunctional nuclease family protein, whose amino-acid sequence MKTPIPAATFLVGPLSVALLALGALLLPGFGPGPAPGDSAPASEACSPKQGASAASCKELVELEVRDVIPLVEAKTHAVVLSTQDGQMVLPIFVDESAAVAIAFRLAHLRSPQPLSQDLLGSMVTELGAKVTEVRIDDLRDDIYVGRIFLKQGKRQMTLSARPSDSIAMALDGQARIRVTRKVLDEAGISREEIDSLRGEEGPGVGGGGDAGMGKPRFHAPSPHEDVPPTGLGPKLTPERTGEIRL is encoded by the coding sequence GTGAAAACGCCCATTCCCGCCGCCACGTTCCTCGTTGGACCGCTGTCCGTCGCGCTGCTTGCCCTGGGCGCTCTCCTGCTGCCGGGATTCGGTCCAGGACCCGCGCCCGGCGATTCCGCTCCGGCCAGCGAGGCGTGCTCACCCAAGCAAGGCGCCAGCGCCGCCTCCTGCAAGGAACTGGTGGAGCTCGAGGTCCGGGACGTCATCCCCCTCGTGGAGGCCAAGACCCACGCGGTGGTGCTCAGCACCCAGGACGGCCAGATGGTGCTGCCCATCTTCGTGGACGAGTCCGCCGCGGTGGCCATCGCCTTCCGGCTCGCGCACCTGCGCTCACCCCAGCCCCTCTCCCAGGATCTGCTCGGCTCCATGGTGACGGAACTGGGCGCCAAGGTGACCGAAGTGCGCATCGATGACCTGCGCGACGACATCTACGTGGGCCGCATCTTCCTGAAGCAGGGCAAGCGTCAGATGACCCTGAGCGCACGGCCCTCGGACTCCATCGCCATGGCGCTGGATGGCCAGGCGCGCATCCGGGTGACGCGCAAGGTGCTGGACGAGGCCGGCATCAGCCGCGAGGAGATCGACTCCCTGCGCGGCGAGGAAGGCCCTGGCGTGGGAGGCGGTGGTGACGCCGGCATGGGCAAGCCGCGCTTCCACGCCCCGTCGCCGCACGAGGACGTGCCGCCCACCGGACTCGGCCCGAAGTTGACGCCGGAGCGCACGGGAGAAATCCGCCTCTGA